One stretch of Streptomyces zhihengii DNA includes these proteins:
- a CDS encoding transposase family protein: MLVYPSSIDLSTRTLRFLTGQLTARRRDIGTRWRRLPVARQALLALAHLRCGDTYAQLAAGFGIGIATVYRYIREAIEVLATLAPTLTEAMKTLRTKAFVILDGTLLPIDRIAADTPYYSGKHKRHGMNVQVLTDPLGRLLWASPALPGSTHDLTAARQHGIIDALAAAGLKCWADKAYQGAGGHVRVPFRGRRLKQWKRRHNTTHAKIRCLGEQAMATLKGWRLLRKLRCSTNRITNVVKAVVVLHHASA, from the coding sequence GTGCTTGTCTATCCGTCCTCGATCGACTTGTCCACCCGCACCCTGCGGTTCCTGACCGGACAACTGACGGCCAGGCGCCGGGACATCGGGACGCGGTGGCGGCGGCTTCCCGTGGCACGTCAGGCCCTGCTCGCCCTGGCCCACCTTCGGTGCGGTGACACCTACGCCCAGCTCGCAGCCGGGTTCGGCATCGGGATCGCAACCGTCTACCGCTACATACGTGAAGCCATCGAGGTTCTGGCCACCCTCGCCCCGACCTTGACCGAGGCGATGAAGACACTCCGGACCAAGGCGTTCGTCATCCTCGACGGAACCCTGCTGCCCATCGACCGCATCGCCGCCGACACCCCCTACTACTCCGGGAAACACAAACGCCACGGCATGAACGTCCAGGTCCTCACCGATCCGCTCGGACGGCTGCTCTGGGCCTCGCCGGCTCTGCCCGGCTCGACCCACGACCTGACCGCCGCCCGGCAGCACGGGATCATCGACGCCCTCGCCGCAGCGGGCCTCAAGTGCTGGGCGGACAAGGCGTACCAAGGAGCCGGTGGGCACGTCCGGGTCCCGTTTCGGGGCCGCCGCCTCAAGCAGTGGAAGCGCCGCCACAACACCACCCACGCCAAGATCCGCTGCCTTGGCGAGCAGGCCATGGCCACCCTCAAGGGCTGGCGGCTCCTGCGGAAACTCCGCTGCAGCACCAACCGCATCACCAACGTCGTGAAGGCAGTAGTCGTCCTTCACCACGCATCAGCGTGA
- a CDS encoding IS630 family transposase: MAERVRVREIDDDEGRRLLRIIRRGTGSVVTWRRAQMVLLSAQGMPVAKIAEVSFTSDDRVRDVIHNFNTDGFDSLYPKYKGGRPKTFTLPERREIKKIAKSKPTEHDLPFSTWSLTKLADFLVAEGVVDDISHEGLRILLREEGVSFQRLKTWKTSRDPNYAAKKARVEHLYAIADGEVIPEDREPEVVFCMDEFGPLNLMPHPGRQWAERGGKHKDPDREPRRRRRATYNRYGGVRHLFAALDLAKDKLYGHIKPIKRRTQFLEFCRYLRTLYPPTVRIAIVCDNFSPHLTTKRCQRVGTWAAANNVEMAYTPTNSSWLNRIEAQFTALRYFTLDGTDHADHKEQGSMIRRYIIWRNRHADDRRLHAVVNKANVA; the protein is encoded by the coding sequence GTGGCAGAGCGAGTACGGGTACGCGAGATCGACGATGACGAGGGCAGACGGCTGCTGAGGATCATCCGCAGGGGCACGGGGTCGGTGGTGACCTGGCGGAGGGCCCAGATGGTGCTGCTGTCCGCGCAGGGCATGCCGGTGGCGAAGATCGCCGAGGTGTCGTTCACCAGCGATGACCGGGTCCGGGACGTGATCCACAACTTCAACACTGACGGCTTCGACTCGCTGTATCCGAAGTACAAGGGCGGCCGGCCGAAGACCTTCACTCTGCCCGAGCGGCGCGAGATCAAGAAGATCGCCAAGTCCAAGCCGACCGAGCACGACCTGCCGTTCTCGACCTGGAGCCTGACCAAGCTGGCGGACTTCCTGGTCGCCGAGGGGGTGGTCGACGACATCAGCCACGAGGGACTGCGCATCCTGCTCCGCGAGGAAGGCGTCTCCTTTCAACGCCTGAAGACCTGGAAGACCTCCCGCGATCCGAACTACGCGGCCAAGAAGGCCCGGGTCGAGCACCTCTACGCGATCGCCGACGGCGAGGTCATACCCGAGGACCGCGAGCCCGAAGTCGTCTTCTGCATGGACGAGTTCGGCCCCCTCAACCTGATGCCACACCCTGGACGGCAGTGGGCCGAACGCGGTGGCAAGCACAAGGACCCGGACCGCGAACCCCGCCGACGGCGCCGGGCGACCTACAACCGCTACGGCGGAGTGCGACACCTGTTCGCCGCCCTGGACCTGGCCAAGGACAAGCTCTACGGCCACATCAAGCCCATCAAACGGCGCACCCAGTTCCTGGAGTTCTGCCGCTACCTGCGCACGCTTTACCCGCCTACGGTGCGGATCGCGATCGTCTGCGACAACTTCTCCCCGCACCTGACCACGAAAAGATGCCAACGGGTCGGCACCTGGGCGGCGGCGAACAACGTCGAGATGGCCTACACGCCGACGAACTCCTCCTGGCTGAACCGGATCGAAGCCCAGTTCACGGCCCTGCGCTACTTCACCCTCGACGGCACCGATCATGCCGACCACAAGGAGCAGGGCAGCATGATCCGCCGCTACATCATCTGGCGAAACCGCCACGCCGACGACCGGCGCCTACACGCCGTCGTCAACAAGGCAAACGTTGCCTGA
- a CDS encoding MBL fold metallo-hydrolase — MLKQVAEGVLIHRSELLENNTVVVQGRDGVLLVDAGITGAEMTCLANDLRELGQPVAAGFSTHPDWDHVLWHAELGDAPRYGTARCAAFMREVLSNADWKVGVTEGLPPEIAEDTSLDRYGLITGLPAETTQLPWNGPTVRIIEHTAHAQGHAALLIEERRVLIAGDMLSDVFVPMLDDADNPIKDYLVGLGLLEGVAGDVDVLIPGHGSVAKGDEVRARIKLDRAYVEDLRDARVSSDPRVVSPKPGWEWASAIHEGQTRSLARGSEREGTPD; from the coding sequence ATGCTGAAGCAAGTCGCCGAGGGTGTGCTGATCCACCGGAGTGAGTTGCTCGAGAACAACACCGTTGTCGTGCAGGGCAGGGACGGCGTGCTGCTCGTGGACGCCGGGATCACCGGCGCCGAAATGACCTGCCTGGCGAACGACCTTCGTGAGCTGGGCCAGCCCGTGGCGGCGGGTTTCTCGACGCATCCTGATTGGGATCACGTGCTCTGGCACGCCGAACTCGGCGATGCGCCTCGCTACGGCACAGCCCGCTGCGCGGCCTTCATGCGGGAGGTGTTGTCGAACGCAGACTGGAAGGTCGGCGTCACCGAAGGGCTGCCGCCGGAAATCGCCGAGGACACATCGCTGGACCGGTACGGCCTCATCACTGGCCTGCCCGCTGAAACCACGCAACTCCCCTGGAACGGCCCCACGGTGCGGATCATCGAACACACGGCGCATGCCCAGGGCCATGCGGCATTGCTGATCGAAGAGCGCCGGGTTCTCATCGCCGGCGACATGCTCTCCGATGTCTTCGTTCCCATGCTCGACGACGCGGATAACCCGATTAAGGACTACCTCGTCGGGCTGGGACTGCTCGAGGGCGTAGCGGGCGACGTCGATGTCCTCATCCCCGGACACGGGTCCGTCGCCAAGGGCGATGAGGTACGCGCGAGGATCAAACTGGATCGGGCGTACGTGGAGGACCTGCGTGACGCCCGGGTCTCCAGCGACCCACGGGTCGTATCACCCAAGCCCGGCTGGGAGTGGGCAAGCGCCATTCACGAAGGGCAGACCCGAAGCCTCGCCCGAGGAAGCGAGCGCGAGGGGACGCCTGACTAG